The Lycium barbarum isolate Lr01 chromosome 10, ASM1917538v2, whole genome shotgun sequence genome includes a region encoding these proteins:
- the LOC132615143 gene encoding uncharacterized protein LOC132615143: MENTNRKKRVRVNVNSDESEFNSPEVKKLKENLLDDLINNDSEFPATCHDFDSFMKTLEEQITPSPATEVVDLTADSDESTPELGYLLEASDDELGIPPRVMTTVEIIKSDGLCESNELSNELWELDERIPNYDLFDLGIYSSSVCDYVAIDGLFDDHSDLGFGSPDFLWRPETLPAN; encoded by the coding sequence ATGGAAAACACAAATAGAAAGAAGAGAGTCCGAGTTAATGTAAACTCAGACGAATCAGAATTCAACTCACCTGAAGTAAAGAAACTCAAAGAAAACCTCTTAGACGATCTCATCAACAACGATTCCGAGTTTCCCGCCACGTGTCACGATTTCGACTCCTTCATGAAAACCTTAGAAGAACAAATCACACCATCGCCGGCGACGGAAGTGGTGGATTTGACGGCGGATTCAGACGAGTCTACGCCGGAGTTAGGTTATCTTCTAGAAGCTTCTGATGATGAGCTTGGCATTCCTCCACGTGTCATGACGACAGTAGAAATAATAAAATCTGATGGTTTGTGCGAGTCAAATGAACTCAGTAATGAGTTATGGGAATTGGATGAGAGAATTCCGAATTATGACTTGTTTGATTTGGGAATTTATAGTTCTAGTGTTTGTGATTACGTGGCAATAGATGGATTATTTGATGATCATTCGGATCTTGGTTTCGGGTCACCTGATTTTCTATGGAGACCCGAGACTTTACCGGCAAACTAG